A portion of the Candidatus Methylomirabilota bacterium genome contains these proteins:
- a CDS encoding tetratricopeptide repeat protein has product MRRALAALLLILTTLVAVAGAQSRSPLTREQALADLRGPDVETRRQGAAWLGEVGTMADAPVLLGALSDADEVVRTLAERSVWQVWSRSGDAEIDHLLQIGIEQMGRSEGPAAVATFSAVIQRRPDFAEGWNKRATVYFLMGEYEKSLQDCDEVMKRNPSHFGALAGYGQIYLQLDQPERALDYFRKALRVNPNLRGVAQIIPQLERALMERRKGTI; this is encoded by the coding sequence TCGCCGCGCTGCTCCTGATTCTCACCACCCTCGTGGCGGTGGCCGGCGCCCAGTCGCGCTCGCCCCTGACCCGCGAGCAGGCCCTCGCCGACCTCCGCGGGCCCGACGTCGAGACCCGCCGGCAGGGCGCCGCGTGGCTCGGCGAGGTGGGCACGATGGCCGACGCACCGGTCCTGCTCGGCGCGCTGTCCGACGCCGACGAGGTCGTCCGCACGCTGGCCGAGCGCTCGGTCTGGCAAGTGTGGAGCCGCTCCGGCGACGCGGAGATCGACCACCTGCTCCAGATCGGCATCGAGCAGATGGGCCGCAGCGAGGGGCCGGCCGCGGTCGCCACGTTCAGCGCGGTCATCCAGCGGCGGCCCGATTTCGCGGAGGGCTGGAACAAGCGGGCCACCGTCTACTTCTTGATGGGCGAGTACGAGAAGTCGCTCCAGGACTGCGACGAGGTGATGAAGCGCAACCCCAGTCACTTCGGCGCCCTGGCCGGCTACGGGCAGATCTATCTCCAGCTGGACCAGCCCGAGCGCGCGCTCGACTACTTCCGGAAAGCCCTGCGGGTGAACCCCAACCTGCGCGGCGTCGCGCAGATCATCCCCCAGCTCGAGCGCGCGCTCATGGAGCGGCGCAAGGGCACCATCTGA
- a CDS encoding RraA family protein — MTLTTQQIDALRKITSPSVANAIETFKVRPRDEGNVSSSIRALFPAMGPMVGYAVTALIRAERGPIEGHRASTFGWWDFIQSIPAPRVIVVHDLDDPRGQGAQWGEVQANIHRALGCVGVVTDGSVRDLDEVRALGFQFCAAHVSVSHANIHMVDFGLPVKVGGVWIKPGDLVHGDQHGVVTVPHEIAAQIPEAIAKVEADERKIISLCQTAGFTADKLKALYGQIRPGTY, encoded by the coding sequence GTGACGCTCACGACCCAGCAGATCGACGCGCTTCGCAAGATCACCAGCCCCAGCGTGGCCAACGCCATCGAGACCTTCAAGGTGCGGCCCCGGGACGAGGGCAACGTGTCCTCCAGCATCCGTGCCCTCTTCCCCGCGATGGGGCCGATGGTGGGCTACGCGGTCACCGCGCTCATCCGGGCCGAGCGCGGGCCGATCGAGGGCCACCGGGCCAGCACCTTCGGCTGGTGGGACTTCATCCAGAGCATCCCCGCGCCGCGGGTGATCGTGGTGCACGACCTGGACGACCCGCGAGGCCAGGGCGCGCAGTGGGGCGAGGTGCAGGCCAACATCCATCGCGCCCTCGGCTGCGTCGGGGTGGTGACCGACGGCTCGGTGCGTGACCTGGACGAGGTGCGCGCGCTGGGATTCCAGTTCTGCGCCGCGCACGTGTCGGTCTCGCACGCCAACATTCACATGGTGGACTTCGGCCTTCCCGTCAAGGTCGGCGGTGTCTGGATCAAGCCCGGCGATCTGGTCCACGGCGACCAGCACGGCGTGGTGACGGTGCCGCACGAGATCGCGGCCCAGATCCCGGAGGCCATCGCGAAGGTGGAGGCGGACGAGCGCAAGATCATCTCGCTCTGCCAGACCGCCGGCTTCACCGCCGACAAGCTGAAGGCGCTCTACGGACAGATCCGGCCCGGCACGTACTGA
- a CDS encoding ClbS/DfsB family four-helix bundle protein, whose amino-acid sequence MSEKTTLLGEAETEFTRFERALAGLDEAKMREVWLGTWSARDIVAHISGWHREMSPVLERLARGERPVPEGVSYDDVDAWNARFADAKKSAATADILTELEASHAEFMRAAAAVPEERYGPGKTAYKIVDFNSRHHYQEHGGQIEAWRAGR is encoded by the coding sequence ATGTCCGAGAAGACCACCCTGCTGGGCGAGGCGGAGACCGAGTTCACCCGCTTCGAGCGCGCGCTCGCCGGCCTCGACGAGGCGAAGATGCGCGAGGTGTGGCTGGGCACGTGGAGCGCGCGCGACATCGTCGCCCACATCTCCGGCTGGCACCGCGAGATGAGCCCGGTGCTGGAGCGGCTCGCCCGGGGCGAGCGCCCGGTGCCGGAGGGCGTCTCCTACGACGACGTGGACGCCTGGAACGCGCGCTTCGCCGACGCGAAGAAGTCCGCGGCCACCGCCGACATCCTGACCGAGCTGGAGGCCTCGCACGCCGAGTTCATGCGGGCGGCCGCCGCGGTGCCCGAGGAACGCTACGGGCCGGGCAAGACCGCCTACAAGATCGTCGACTTCAACAGCCGCCATCACTATCAGGAGCATGGCGGGCAGATCGAGGCCTGGCGCGCAGGCCGATGA
- a CDS encoding GNAT family N-acetyltransferase — MIEIRLPRVADEIGCRTLAGEVIGEERAGAFIRSHLERHHLIVAEAEGEVVGFLAYRIDWFQCTFVTLVVVREDYRRKGIAREFYKSVEAVSPTPRLYSSTEETNAVSIQMHRALGFQPSGHIDNLPQGVRELLFYKRIPPRSLG; from the coding sequence ATGATCGAGATCAGACTGCCGCGGGTGGCCGATGAGATCGGCTGCCGCACCCTCGCCGGAGAGGTCATCGGAGAAGAGCGCGCCGGCGCGTTCATCCGATCGCATCTCGAGCGCCACCACCTGATCGTCGCCGAGGCCGAGGGCGAGGTGGTGGGATTCCTCGCCTATCGCATCGACTGGTTCCAGTGCACCTTCGTGACGCTGGTGGTGGTGCGCGAGGACTACCGGCGCAAGGGCATCGCGCGCGAGTTCTACAAGTCGGTGGAGGCGGTCTCGCCCACCCCGCGCCTGTACTCCTCCACCGAGGAGACCAACGCGGTGTCCATCCAGATGCATCGCGCGCTCGGCTTCCAGCCGAGCGGCCACATCGACAACCTGCCCCAGGGGGTCCGCGAGCTGCTCTTCTACAAGCGCATCCCGCCCCGATCCCTGGGCTGA